One Thermithiobacillus tepidarius DSM 3134 genomic window carries:
- a CDS encoding group II truncated hemoglobin, producing MDSIYDRIGGEAAVRRLVDRFYDLMGQDPAFRPLREMHPEDLTDSRRKLFMFLSGWLGGPNLYVQAHGHPRLRLRHLPFAVDEAARDQWMQCMTQAMVDVGIPEPLRDELHKAFYRTADFMRNQ from the coding sequence ATGGACAGCATCTACGATCGGATCGGCGGCGAGGCCGCGGTGCGCCGGCTGGTGGACCGCTTCTACGACCTCATGGGGCAGGATCCGGCATTCAGGCCCCTGCGCGAGATGCATCCCGAGGACCTGACGGACTCGCGCCGAAAGCTTTTCATGTTCCTGTCGGGCTGGCTGGGCGGGCCCAATCTCTACGTCCAGGCCCACGGCCATCCGCGCCTGCGCCTGCGTCACCTGCCCTTTGCCGTCGACGAGGCGGCGCGGGACCAGTGGATGCAGTGCATGACGCAAGCGATGGTGGACGTGGGTATTCCCGAGCCCCTGCGCGACGAGCTGCACAAGGCCTTTTACCGCACCGCCGACTTCATGCGTAATCAGTAA
- the rnd gene encoding ribonuclease D, with amino-acid sequence MLVTTSEDLITLCQTLRLGDYVAVDTEFMREKTYYARLCLIQVANDEVVASIDPLALKDLGPLWTVLFDPGITKVLHAGRQDLEIIRDLTGRLPDPLFDTQIAATVAGYEDSISYGRLVEAITGERLDKTLTRTDWSRRPLDPAQIRYAEDDVRYLRLVYKHLRQELIDTGRLDWVRGDFERLGDPGLYTVEPREMFRKIKKGQLLRPRQLAVLRELAAWRETTAMQRDKPRKWILDDDLLFEIARQTPTSVAQLTRMRGISEAALQQWGEAIIAAVERGLAVPEAERPQWHERRKLKPGDLALVDLLQALVRQRGLEHGVAPQLLAGRPDLEAVVAEDPEAAVLSGWRAKLVGDELQALLAGRLAVRVEEGHLVVEPVARGGGGGLG; translated from the coding sequence ATGCTTGTCACCACGTCCGAAGACTTGATCACCCTGTGCCAAACCCTGCGCCTGGGCGATTACGTGGCCGTCGACACGGAATTCATGCGCGAAAAAACCTACTACGCGCGCCTGTGCCTGATCCAGGTGGCGAACGACGAAGTGGTGGCTTCCATCGACCCGCTGGCGCTCAAGGACCTCGGCCCGCTCTGGACGGTGCTCTTCGATCCCGGCATCACCAAGGTGCTGCATGCCGGACGGCAGGACCTGGAGATCATCCGCGATCTCACCGGCCGCCTGCCCGACCCGCTCTTCGACACCCAGATCGCGGCCACCGTGGCCGGCTACGAGGATTCCATCAGCTACGGCCGCCTGGTCGAGGCCATCACCGGCGAGCGGCTGGACAAGACCCTGACGCGCACCGACTGGAGCCGGCGCCCGCTGGATCCGGCGCAGATCCGCTACGCCGAGGACGACGTGCGCTACTTGCGGCTGGTGTACAAGCATCTGCGGCAGGAACTCATCGACACCGGCCGCCTGGATTGGGTGCGCGGCGACTTCGAGCGGCTGGGCGACCCCGGCCTGTATACGGTCGAGCCGCGCGAGATGTTCCGCAAGATCAAGAAGGGCCAGCTGCTGCGCCCGCGGCAACTGGCGGTGCTGCGCGAATTGGCCGCCTGGCGGGAGACCACCGCCATGCAACGGGACAAGCCGCGCAAGTGGATCCTGGACGACGACCTGCTTTTCGAGATCGCCCGGCAGACGCCCACCAGCGTGGCACAACTGACCCGCATGCGCGGCATCAGCGAGGCCGCGCTGCAGCAATGGGGCGAGGCCATCATCGCGGCAGTCGAGCGTGGCCTGGCCGTGCCCGAGGCGGAGCGGCCGCAGTGGCACGAGCGGCGCAAGCTGAAGCCCGGCGACCTCGCCTTGGTGGACCTGCTGCAGGCCCTGGTGCGCCAGCGTGGATTGGAGCACGGCGTGGCGCCTCAGCTCCTGGCCGGCCGCCCCGACCTGGAAGCGGTGGTGGCGGAAGATCCCGAGGCCGCCGTATTGAGCGGCTGGCGGGCCAAGCTGGTGGGTGACGAGCTGCAGGCCCTTCTGGCGGGCCGCCTTGCGGTGCGGGTGGAAGAGGGGCATTTGGTGGTCGAGCCGGTGGCGAGGGGGGGAGGGGGTGGTTTGGGCTGA